One window from the genome of Elaeis guineensis isolate ETL-2024a chromosome 5, EG11, whole genome shotgun sequence encodes:
- the LOC105045681 gene encoding E3 ubiquitin-protein ligase XB3: protein MGQAPSCGRSSHDHNFFKAVEGGDLAMVESSLRMDPEILHQSTLYDRLSPLHIAAANGRLEILSRILDRSVHPDLLNRHKQTPLMLAAMHGRIACLQRLLQAGANILMFDSLHGRTCLHYAAYYGHLDCLQAILAAARSTPVADSWGFARFVNVRDGNGATPLHLAAKQGWPNCLHILLGNGALVSAPTGRYSYQGSTPLHLAARGGYLDCVRELLAWGADRKQRDSSGRIPYIVALKRKHRACAALLNPLSAEPLVWPSPLKFMSELKPDAKALLEAALMDANREREKNILKGTTYSLPSPVHWEGEIDNDNASEATDMELCCICFDQICTIEVQDCGHQMCAHCTLALCCHSKPNPSTLCLSAPLCPFCRSSIARLVVAKTKIKEEGDKDSFSKPCKLRKSQNSNSEGSSSFKGLSSAVGSLGKMGSRGSGKIADGCDMMDKP, encoded by the exons ATGGGCCAGGCCCCGAGCTGCGGCCGCTCGAGCCACGACCACAACTTCTTTAAGGCCGTGGAGGGCGGGGACTTGGCAATGGTGGAGTCCTCGCTGAGGATGGATCCCGAGATCCTCCACCAATCAACTCTCTACGATCGTCTCTCCCCACTCCACATAGCCGCGGCCAATGGGCGACTCGAG ATCCTTTCTAGAATTCTGGATCGATCTGTTCATCCGGATCTCCTTAACCGGCATAAACAA ACTCCTTTGATGCTGGCTGCCATGCATGGCAGGATCGCCTGCTTGCAAAGGCTCCTCCAAGCTGGCGCAAAT ATTTTGATGTTTGATTCGTTGCACGGAAGAACTTGCCTGCATTATGCTGCATATTATGGCCATTTGGATTGCTTGCAAGCGATTCTGGCAGCTGCTCGGTCCACTCCGGTAGCTGATTCATG GGGATTTGCCCGTTTTGTGAATGTAAGAGATGGCAATGGGGCAACACCATTGCACCTTGCCGCAAAGCAAGGGTGGCCTAATTGTCTCCACATTTTATTGGGTAATGGGGCTTTAGTCAGTGCACCAACTGGTAGATACAG CTACCAAGGGAGCACCCCTCTTCACTTGGCAGCTCGCGGGGGATATCTGGATTGTGTTCGGGAATTGCTTGCATGGGGAGCTGATAGAAAGCAAAGAGACTCATCTGG GAGGATACCATATATTGTTGCATTGAAGAGAAAGCACCGGGCTTGTGCGGCTCTACTCAACCCATTGTCAGCAGAGCCTCTGGTTTGGCCTTCTCCACTAAAGTTTATGAGTGAACTCAAGCCAGATGCAAAGGCACTGTTAGAAGCAGCTCTCATGGATGCTAACAGGGAAAGGGAGAAGAACATACTGAAAGGGACCACATATTCATTGCCATCCCCTGTCCATTGGGAAGGCGAGATCGATAATGATAATGCCTCTGAG GCCACTGACATGGAGCTTTGCTGCATCTGCTTCGACCAAATCTGCACCATCGAGGTCCAAGACTGCGGGCACCAGATGTGTGCCCATTGTACATTAGCTCTTTGCTGCCACAGCAAACCCAATCCTTCAACCTTGTGTTTATCTGCTCCTCTCTGCCCCTTCTGCCGGAGCAGCATAGCCCGATTGGTGGTTGCAAAAACCAAGATCAAGGAGGAGGGGGACAAGGACAGTTTCTCAAAGCCATGTAAATTGAGAAAGTCTCAGAACTCGAACAGTGAAGGAAGCAGTAGCTTCAAAGGCTTGTCTTCAGCTGTGGGCTCGCTTGGAAAGATGGGCAGCCGGGGGTCAGGAAAGATAGCTGATGGTTGTGATATGATGGACAAGCCTTAA
- the LOC105045680 gene encoding uncharacterized protein yields MVMAPKRKERKNAAPAPTLSPRKTRSATAGKRVAPPPAPARSPAKKKAKLAVEKRKNKVSDGEKGKGSRLKGKGRVSSDEAPVAPPPPATAVADGASSKTIIVEACKQCNSFKTRANMVKEGLEKAVPDISVSVNPEKPRRGCFEIRKESGEVFVSLLNMPRPFTPMKKLDMEKVIEDIAKKIT; encoded by the exons ATGGTGATGGCGccgaagaggaaggagaggaagaacgcGGCGCCGGCACCCACCTTGTCGCCGAGGAAGACCAGGAGCGCCACCGCCGGAAAGCGTGTCGCTCCGCCGCCGGCTCCGGCGAGGTCGCCGGCCAAGAAGAAGGCCAAGCTCGCGGTGGAGAAGCGGAAGAACAAGGTCTCCGACGGCGAGAAGGGAAAGGGCAGCCGTTTGAAGGGAAAGGGAAGGGTCTCTAGCGATGAAGCACCGGTTGCTCCTCCGCCACCAGCCACCGCCGTCGCTGATGGTGCGTCTTCCAAGACCATCATCGTCGAGGCCTG CAAGCAATGCAATTCATTCAAGACCAGGGCCAACATGGTGAAGGAAGGTTTGGAAAAAGCTGTCCCTGATATTTCTGTATCTGTTAATCCTGAGAAG CCACGACGAGGATGCTTCGAGATACGTAAGGAAAGTGGTGAAGTTTTTGTCTCATTACTG AACATGCCGCGCCCATTCACACCAATGAAGAAGCTTGATATGGAGAAGGTtattgaggatattgcaaagaagattACTTGA